Proteins found in one Flavobacterium channae genomic segment:
- a CDS encoding nitrilase family protein: protein MKIALFQTKLAWENPMVNRKFIEEYFLNEDESFDLFVLPEMFTSGFTMNPYAVAETMDGETMTWLKELAKKKTCAITGSLVIKENDNFYNRMVFVFPSGEVQFYNKRHLFTLAGEEKVYAKGTEKVIVNYNNWNICLQVCYDLRFPVFVRNVEKYDLLLYVANWPKPRIAAWDALLKARAIENMCYTIGVNRVGEDANQLEYPGHSKTFDFLGNTLVDCEQELGVFIVELDKTSQNDARARFNFLNDMDAFEIR from the coding sequence ATGAAAATCGCACTTTTTCAAACCAAATTAGCTTGGGAAAACCCAATGGTAAATAGAAAATTCATTGAGGAGTATTTCTTAAACGAGGACGAATCATTTGATTTGTTTGTGTTGCCCGAAATGTTCACTTCTGGTTTTACCATGAATCCATACGCAGTTGCTGAAACTATGGACGGTGAAACAATGACTTGGTTGAAAGAATTGGCTAAAAAGAAAACTTGTGCCATTACCGGAAGTTTGGTTATAAAAGAAAATGATAATTTTTATAACCGAATGGTTTTTGTTTTTCCTTCTGGAGAAGTGCAATTTTATAACAAAAGACATCTTTTTACCTTAGCTGGTGAAGAAAAAGTATATGCAAAAGGAACAGAAAAAGTAATTGTAAATTATAACAATTGGAATATTTGCTTACAAGTTTGTTATGATTTGCGTTTTCCTGTTTTTGTTCGAAATGTTGAAAAGTATGATTTACTACTTTATGTTGCTAACTGGCCAAAGCCTAGAATTGCTGCTTGGGATGCACTTTTAAAAGCTCGTGCAATAGAAAACATGTGTTACACTATTGGCGTTAATAGAGTAGGAGAAGATGCGAATCAACTCGAATATCCTGGCCATTCAAAAACATTTGATTTTTTAGGCAATACACTTGTAGATTGCGAACAAGAATTAGGTGTTTTCATCGTTGAATTGGATAAAACTTCTCAAAATGATGCAAGAGCAAGATTTAACTTCTTAAACGATATGGATGCTTTTGAAATCCGCTAA
- a CDS encoding succinate dehydrogenase/fumarate reductase iron-sulfur subunit codes for MSAAKNININLKIWRQKNANSKGSMETYKLDNVSTASSFLEMLDQLNEQLINEKKEPVAFDHDCREGICGMCSLYINGRAHGPDTGITTCQLHMRMFKDGDTIYIEPWRSKAFPVIKDLVVDRSAFDRIQQAGGFVSVNTSGNTIDANSIPVPKVDADKAFEAAACIGCGACVATCKNGSAMLFVGAKVSQYALLPQGKVEATQRVLNMVRQMDEEGFGNCTNTGACEIECPKGISLENIARMNREYLKASLK; via the coding sequence ATGAGTGCAGCAAAAAACATCAATATAAACCTTAAAATTTGGCGTCAGAAAAACGCAAATTCTAAAGGAAGCATGGAAACTTATAAATTAGATAATGTTTCTACTGCAAGTTCGTTTTTGGAAATGTTAGACCAATTAAACGAGCAATTAATTAATGAAAAGAAAGAACCAGTAGCATTTGATCACGATTGTCGTGAGGGAATTTGTGGAATGTGTTCTTTATATATCAATGGACGTGCTCACGGACCTGATACTGGAATTACAACTTGTCAGTTACACATGAGAATGTTCAAAGATGGAGATACTATCTATATTGAGCCATGGAGAAGTAAAGCTTTCCCAGTAATCAAAGATTTAGTGGTTGATAGAAGTGCTTTTGATAGAATTCAACAAGCAGGAGGTTTCGTATCGGTAAATACTTCTGGTAATACAATTGATGCAAATTCAATTCCAGTCCCTAAAGTCGATGCTGATAAAGCTTTTGAAGCAGCAGCTTGTATTGGTTGTGGAGCTTGTGTTGCGACTTGTAAAAATGGTTCTGCAATGTTATTTGTTGGAGCTAAAGTATCACAATATGCTTTATTGCCACAAGGTAAAGTAGAAGCAACGCAACGTGTTTTAAACATGGTACGTCAAATGGACGAAGAAGGATTCGGAAATTGTACAAATACTGGAGCATGTGAAATCGAATGTCCAAAAGGAATTTCATTAGAAAACATTGCTCGTATGAACAGAGAATACTTAAAAGCTTCTTTGAAATAA
- a CDS encoding succinate dehydrogenase cytochrome b subunit gives MAKSALLKSSLAKKYWMALTGLFLCLFLAGHLAGNLQLIFGSSKDFNEYALFMTTNPAVKLLSYLTYISIIFHAIDGIMLTIQNKKARPVAYAKTDGSSSSFASRNMAVLGTVILVFIATHMVNFWAKMHFDKKMPLVTKEMDNGIGIKQVQLVGTKESPMPYLAAKGEKTISLEFLKEVKEQTQGKYDLELKNGTTLINKVDGEVVFIGYKDLHKLTVDFFRDAKYGLFFTIGYVLAMLALAFHLWHGFQSAFQSLGANSSKFTPAIKFFGKAFAIIVPLLFAIIPVFLHLKK, from the coding sequence ATGGCAAAATCGGCACTATTGAAGTCATCTCTAGCAAAAAAATACTGGATGGCTCTTACAGGTTTATTCTTATGCTTGTTTTTGGCGGGACACTTGGCAGGAAATCTTCAATTGATTTTTGGATCAAGTAAAGACTTTAATGAATATGCATTATTCATGACCACCAATCCAGCAGTTAAGTTACTTTCTTATCTTACTTACATTTCAATTATATTCCACGCTATTGATGGAATTATGTTGACTATCCAAAACAAAAAAGCAAGACCAGTTGCTTATGCTAAAACTGATGGTTCTTCTAGTAGTTTTGCTTCAAGAAATATGGCGGTTTTAGGAACAGTTATTTTAGTTTTTATTGCTACTCACATGGTAAACTTTTGGGCTAAAATGCATTTTGACAAAAAAATGCCTTTAGTTACTAAAGAAATGGATAATGGAATTGGTATTAAGCAAGTACAATTAGTAGGTACAAAAGAATCTCCAATGCCTTATTTAGCTGCTAAAGGAGAAAAAACTATTTCATTAGAATTCTTAAAAGAAGTTAAAGAGCAAACGCAAGGTAAATACGATTTAGAACTTAAAAACGGAACTACATTAATCAATAAAGTGGATGGTGAAGTTGTTTTTATTGGTTACAAAGATTTACATAAATTAACTGTGGATTTCTTTAGAGATGCTAAATATGGATTGTTTTTCACAATTGGATATGTGTTAGCAATGTTAGCTTTAGCTTTCCATTTATGGCATGGTTTCCAAAGCGCTTTCCAATCGTTAGGAGCTAATAGTTCTAAATTTACTCCAGCAATTAAGTTCTTCGGAAAAGCATTCGCAATCATAGTTCCATTATTGTTTGCAATCATTCCAGTTTTCTTACACTTAAAAAAATAA
- a CDS encoding fumarate reductase/succinate dehydrogenase flavoprotein subunit, with protein sequence MKLDSKIPAGPLKDKWTNHKNHLKLVAPNNRPKIDIIVVGTGLAGASAAASLGEMGYNVKAFCFQDSPRRAHSIAAQGGINAAKNYQNDGDSVYRLFYDTIKGGDYRAREANVHRLAEVSGNIIDQCVAQGVPFAREYGGMLDNRSFGGTQVQRTFYAAGQTGQQLLLGAYSALSRQIGLGRVQMYNRHEMLELVKVDGKARGIIARNLITGEIERHSAHAVVIASGGYGNVYFLSTNAMGSNVTAGWKIHKQGALFANPCYVQIHPTCIPVHGTNQSKLTLMSESLRNSGRIWVPKKKEDAEAIRAGKLKPTQIAEEDRDYYLERRYPAFGNLVPRDVASRAAKERCDAGYGIEANDTNEGVYLDFSTEIQTKGRQTAYAKGNHNPTAEEITALGKQWLEEKYGNLFTMYQKITDENPYETPMKIYPAVHYTMGGVWVDYNLQSTIPGCFVAGEANFSDHGANRLGASALMQGLADGYFVLPYTISNYLADEIRTGKISTESPEFVEAESRVKDSISKFLNNNGTKSVDYFHKKLGNIMWNKVGMGRNEKGLTEAVAEIAQLKEDFYKDVYVPGSADELNPELEKALRVADFIELGQLMAMDALQRKESCGGHFREEYQDAEGETLRDDENFKFVGAWEYKGDDISKEELHKEELKYEEIKIAARNYK encoded by the coding sequence ATGAAGTTAGATTCTAAAATACCAGCTGGTCCGTTAAAAGACAAATGGACCAATCATAAAAACCATTTAAAATTAGTTGCTCCAAACAATAGACCAAAAATTGATATTATTGTTGTAGGAACTGGTTTAGCAGGAGCTTCTGCTGCTGCTTCTCTTGGAGAAATGGGATATAATGTAAAAGCATTTTGTTTTCAAGATTCTCCACGTCGTGCGCACTCAATTGCAGCGCAAGGAGGTATTAATGCAGCGAAAAATTATCAAAATGATGGTGATAGTGTTTACCGTCTTTTCTATGATACAATTAAAGGTGGTGACTACCGTGCTCGGGAAGCAAACGTTCACCGTTTAGCTGAAGTTTCGGGTAACATTATTGACCAATGTGTGGCTCAAGGAGTTCCTTTTGCTCGTGAATATGGTGGAATGTTAGACAACCGTTCATTCGGTGGAACACAAGTTCAACGTACGTTTTATGCTGCTGGGCAAACAGGCCAACAATTGTTATTAGGTGCTTATTCAGCTTTATCTAGACAAATCGGATTAGGTCGTGTACAAATGTACAACCGTCACGAAATGTTAGAATTGGTTAAAGTTGATGGAAAAGCACGTGGTATTATTGCACGTAACTTAATTACAGGTGAAATCGAAAGACATTCTGCTCATGCAGTTGTTATCGCTTCTGGAGGTTACGGAAATGTTTATTTCTTATCTACTAACGCGATGGGAAGTAACGTAACGGCTGGATGGAAAATTCACAAACAAGGTGCATTATTCGCAAATCCTTGTTATGTACAAATTCACCCAACATGTATTCCAGTTCACGGAACAAATCAGTCAAAATTAACGTTGATGTCTGAATCGTTACGTAACTCTGGACGTATTTGGGTTCCAAAGAAAAAAGAAGATGCTGAAGCTATCAGAGCTGGTAAATTAAAACCAACTCAAATTGCTGAAGAAGATAGAGATTACTACTTAGAAAGAAGATATCCTGCTTTTGGTAACTTAGTTCCACGTGACGTAGCTTCTAGAGCTGCTAAAGAGCGTTGTGACGCTGGTTACGGTATTGAAGCAAATGATACTAACGAAGGAGTTTATTTAGATTTCTCTACTGAGATTCAAACAAAAGGTCGTCAAACGGCTTATGCAAAAGGAAATCACAATCCTACGGCAGAAGAAATTACTGCTTTAGGAAAACAATGGTTAGAAGAGAAATATGGTAACTTGTTTACTATGTATCAAAAAATCACTGACGAGAATCCTTATGAAACTCCAATGAAAATTTATCCAGCAGTTCACTATACAATGGGTGGTGTTTGGGTTGATTATAACCTTCAATCTACTATTCCAGGTTGTTTCGTTGCAGGTGAAGCTAATTTCTCTGATCACGGAGCTAACCGTTTAGGAGCTTCTGCTTTAATGCAAGGTTTAGCTGATGGATATTTTGTATTACCTTATACAATTTCTAACTACTTAGCAGACGAAATCAGAACAGGTAAAATTTCTACTGAGTCTCCAGAATTCGTTGAAGCTGAATCAAGAGTTAAAGATTCAATCAGCAAATTCTTAAATAACAACGGTACAAAATCTGTAGATTATTTCCACAAAAAATTAGGAAATATCATGTGGAATAAAGTTGGAATGGGACGTAATGAGAAAGGTTTAACTGAAGCAGTTGCAGAAATTGCTCAATTAAAAGAAGATTTCTATAAAGATGTCTATGTTCCTGGAAGTGCAGATGAATTAAACCCTGAATTAGAAAAAGCTTTAAGAGTTGCAGATTTCATCGAATTAGGACAATTAATGGCAATGGATGCTTTACAGCGTAAAGAGTCTTGTGGAGGTCACTTCCGTGAAGAATATCAAGATGCTGAAGGTGAAACATTACGTGATGATGAAAACTTCAAATTTGTTGGTGCTTGGGAATATAAAGGAGATGATATCAGCAAAGAAGAACTTCATAAAGAAGAATTGAAATACGAAGAAATTAAAATTGCAGCTAGAAATTACAAATAA